The Hymenobacter sp. DG01 genome has a segment encoding these proteins:
- a CDS encoding bile acid:sodium symporter family protein has translation MASSPTPLLPSNPSENRFLALLRRAGLLDWFLLGLIGAVVLAYFIPDVGSKASPIPWKAITTAGVALIFFFYGLRLSLDKLKAGLRNWRLHVVVQLITFVAFPVLALVARPLFAGLKGEQLWQSIFFLCTLPSTVSTSVVMVSIARGNLPAAIFNASISSLLGIFLTPLWTSLFLHTSADEGHLWGLAVSLTWQVILPVVAGVLLNRRFGAFAEQHKGALRISDQVVILLIVFTAFCESFAEGIFSSYAARDIVLLGLGMVGLYLAIFGLVWGLSRVLGFSREDRITALFCGSKKSLVHGSVMASLLFPATAATGLILLPLMLYHALQIILASMMAQSMGRE, from the coding sequence ATGGCTTCATCTCCTACCCCCCTTCTGCCCTCTAACCCTTCCGAAAATCGTTTTCTGGCCCTGCTCCGGCGGGCGGGTCTGCTCGATTGGTTTCTGCTGGGGCTGATTGGGGCGGTAGTGCTGGCCTACTTTATCCCGGACGTAGGCAGTAAAGCCAGCCCGATTCCGTGGAAGGCGATTACTACGGCCGGAGTGGCACTTATCTTCTTCTTCTACGGGCTGCGCCTGAGCCTCGACAAGCTAAAGGCTGGCCTGCGCAACTGGCGCCTACACGTGGTGGTGCAGCTGATTACGTTCGTAGCGTTTCCAGTACTGGCCCTGGTAGCGCGGCCCTTGTTCGCAGGGTTGAAAGGCGAGCAGCTTTGGCAGAGCATCTTCTTTCTGTGCACCCTGCCCAGTACGGTTTCTACCTCCGTTGTGATGGTGAGCATCGCGCGGGGCAACCTGCCGGCCGCCATCTTCAATGCCAGCATCAGCAGCCTGCTGGGCATCTTTCTGACCCCGCTTTGGACTAGTCTGTTCCTGCACACCTCCGCCGATGAGGGCCACCTGTGGGGCTTGGCCGTGAGTTTGACCTGGCAGGTAATTCTGCCGGTGGTAGCCGGCGTGCTGCTCAACCGCCGCTTCGGGGCCTTTGCCGAGCAGCACAAAGGCGCCCTGCGCATCTCCGACCAGGTAGTGATTCTGCTGATTGTCTTCACGGCCTTCTGTGAGTCGTTTGCCGAAGGTATTTTCAGCAGCTATGCCGCCCGGGATATTGTGCTGCTGGGCCTGGGCATGGTGGGGCTATATTTGGCTATTTTCGGGCTGGTTTGGGGCCTGAGCCGGGTACTGGGCTTCTCGCGCGAGGACCGGATTACGGCCCTGTTCTGCGGCTCCAAGAAATCCTTGGTGCACGGCAGCGTAATGGCCAGCCTGCTGTTCCCGGCCACCGCCGCCACTGGCCTTATCCTGCTTCCCCTCATGCTCTACCACGCCCTGCAAATTATTCTGGCCAGCATGATGGCCCAAAGCATGGGTAGGGAGTAG
- a CDS encoding ankyrin repeat domain-containing protein, which produces MKKLLLVFTLFLAATTLSQAQTPVQKVYGAVVKNKAADVDALLAAGADVNAPVEMMPGFPTTFLIIAAGNGQLEVVKTLVKHKAQIDKPDSFNATALMAAAANGSLDVVEFLLANGANPKAKDKDGKDVLASAKESGNAEVVKLIQAKAK; this is translated from the coding sequence ATGAAAAAACTTCTTCTCGTTTTTACTCTATTTCTCGCCGCTACTACCCTCTCCCAGGCCCAAACCCCGGTGCAGAAAGTGTACGGTGCCGTGGTTAAGAATAAAGCCGCCGACGTGGACGCCCTGCTCGCGGCCGGCGCCGATGTGAATGCTCCAGTGGAAATGATGCCCGGCTTCCCAACCACCTTCCTGATTATCGCGGCCGGCAACGGACAGCTGGAGGTTGTGAAGACCCTGGTGAAGCACAAGGCCCAGATTGATAAGCCCGACAGCTTCAACGCTACCGCCCTGATGGCCGCTGCGGCCAACGGTAGCCTCGATGTAGTGGAGTTTCTATTGGCAAACGGCGCCAATCCCAAGGCCAAAGACAAGGACGGCAAAGACGTACTGGCCAGTGCTAAGGAGAGCGGCAACGCCGAGGTAGTCAAGCTGATTCAGGCCAAAGCCAAGTAA
- a CDS encoding molybdopterin oxidoreductase family protein, giving the protein MEETRNSITDIWGARTGYLGQWPTRVDEHVEETPDHWVQSACVLCSNGCGMDIGVKDGRIVGVRGRAVDRVNHGRLGPKGLHGWAANHSPDRLTKPLIRRNGQLEDATWDEAMSLIVQRSKDLIREHTSGAIGFYTSGQLFIEEYYTLGVLGKAGPGTPHMDGNTRLCTATAAAALKISFGTDGQPGSYSDLDTTEAVLLVGHNMASQQTVLGARILDRLAGPNPPQLVVIDPRRTYTAEKATVHLAPRVGTNVAVLNGLLNLLIQAGHINHKFIKEHTIGFAELRKTVEKWTPERVEALSGVPAEKLLAAALILGTSNTLVSKALQGVYQSMQATAAAVQINNIHLIRGLIGSRGNAILQMNGQPTSQNTRECGADGDLPGFLNWGNSAHIQELARIWNVDPDIIPHWSPPTHAMQLWHYCEQGSIKMLWISATNPAVSMPDLPRLRQILEKEGLFIIVQDAFLTETAQYADVVLPTAIWGEKTGTFTNTDRTVHISHQAIQPPGEARSDFDIFRDYAQRMDFRDKDGRPLISWTTPEEAFEAWKACSKGRPCDYSGMSYAKLSAGSGIQWPCNEEHPDGAEHLYPNHVFNTQPDYCETYGYDLETGTEQQAEAYKAQDPKGKAFIKAADYEPPHEEPSEAYPLWFTTGRVVYHFHTRTKTGRARALNEAAPEAFVQLAEEDAARYGIVEGDLVEVASRRGKAVAPARLGSIEPGLVFMPFHYGAWGQEDGQPRRAANELTIREWDPISKQPHFKYAAVRIRKV; this is encoded by the coding sequence ATGGAAGAAACCCGCAACAGCATCACCGACATTTGGGGAGCCCGCACCGGCTACCTCGGGCAGTGGCCCACCCGCGTGGACGAGCACGTAGAAGAAACACCCGACCATTGGGTGCAATCGGCGTGTGTGCTGTGCTCCAACGGGTGCGGAATGGACATTGGGGTGAAAGACGGGCGGATTGTGGGCGTGCGGGGCCGGGCCGTGGACCGGGTCAACCACGGCCGCCTTGGGCCGAAAGGGCTGCACGGCTGGGCTGCCAACCACAGCCCTGACCGCCTGACCAAGCCCCTGATCCGGCGCAACGGACAGCTGGAAGACGCTACCTGGGACGAGGCCATGAGCCTGATTGTGCAGCGCTCCAAGGACCTGATTCGGGAGCACACCAGCGGGGCCATTGGCTTCTACACCTCGGGGCAGCTTTTTATTGAGGAATACTACACCCTAGGCGTACTGGGCAAGGCGGGCCCGGGCACCCCGCACATGGATGGCAATACCCGCCTGTGCACAGCCACGGCGGCGGCCGCCCTGAAAATATCCTTCGGCACCGACGGGCAGCCCGGCTCCTATTCCGACCTCGACACCACCGAAGCCGTGCTACTGGTGGGCCACAACATGGCCTCTCAGCAAACCGTGCTCGGGGCCCGTATCCTCGACCGGCTGGCCGGCCCCAACCCGCCCCAGCTGGTAGTCATTGACCCGCGCCGCACCTACACGGCCGAAAAAGCCACGGTGCACCTGGCGCCGCGCGTGGGCACCAATGTGGCAGTGCTCAATGGCCTGCTGAACCTACTGATTCAGGCTGGCCACATCAACCACAAGTTCATCAAGGAGCACACGATAGGTTTTGCCGAGCTGCGCAAAACCGTGGAAAAGTGGACGCCGGAGCGGGTGGAAGCCCTCAGCGGAGTGCCCGCCGAAAAGCTTCTGGCGGCGGCCCTTATCCTGGGCACCAGCAACACCCTGGTTTCCAAGGCTCTGCAGGGCGTGTACCAGTCGATGCAGGCCACGGCGGCGGCGGTGCAGATCAATAACATCCACCTGATTCGGGGGCTGATTGGGTCCAGGGGCAATGCCATTCTGCAGATGAACGGGCAGCCTACCTCCCAGAACACCCGCGAGTGCGGTGCCGATGGCGACCTACCCGGCTTCCTCAACTGGGGCAACTCGGCGCACATTCAGGAGCTGGCCCGCATCTGGAACGTTGACCCCGACATCATCCCGCACTGGTCGCCGCCCACCCACGCCATGCAACTGTGGCACTACTGCGAGCAGGGCTCCATTAAGATGCTGTGGATCAGCGCTACCAACCCGGCCGTGTCGATGCCGGATTTGCCGCGCCTGCGCCAGATTCTGGAAAAGGAAGGCCTGTTTATCATTGTGCAGGATGCTTTTCTGACGGAAACGGCGCAGTACGCCGACGTGGTGCTGCCCACGGCTATCTGGGGGGAGAAAACCGGCACCTTCACCAACACCGACCGCACCGTTCATATTTCACACCAGGCCATTCAGCCGCCCGGCGAGGCCCGCTCCGACTTCGACATCTTCCGCGACTATGCCCAGCGCATGGATTTTCGCGACAAAGATGGCCGTCCCCTCATCAGTTGGACTACCCCCGAAGAAGCCTTCGAAGCCTGGAAAGCCTGCAGCAAAGGCCGCCCCTGCGACTACTCGGGCATGAGCTACGCCAAGCTCAGCGCGGGCTCAGGCATTCAGTGGCCCTGCAACGAAGAGCACCCCGACGGGGCCGAGCACTTGTACCCCAACCACGTCTTCAACACCCAGCCCGACTACTGCGAAACCTACGGCTACGACCTGGAAACCGGCACGGAGCAGCAGGCGGAAGCCTATAAGGCCCAGGACCCTAAGGGCAAGGCCTTCATCAAAGCCGCCGACTACGAGCCGCCCCACGAGGAACCCAGCGAGGCCTACCCCCTGTGGTTTACGACGGGCCGGGTGGTGTACCACTTCCATACCCGCACCAAAACCGGCCGCGCCCGCGCCCTGAATGAGGCAGCGCCCGAGGCATTTGTGCAGTTGGCCGAGGAAGACGCCGCCCGCTACGGCATTGTAGAGGGCGACCTGGTAGAAGTAGCGTCGCGGCGGGGCAAGGCGGTGGCGCCGGCCCGGCTGGGCAGCATCGAGCCTGGGCTGGTGTTCATGCCCTTCCATTATGGTGCCTGGGGTCAGGAAGACGGGCAGCCGCGCCGCGCCGCCAACGAGCTGACCATCAGGGAGTGGGACCCCATCAGCAAGCAGCCCCACTTCAAGTACGCCGCCGTCCGCATCCGAAAAGTGTAA
- a CDS encoding PepSY domain-containing protein has translation MTAKQLVGKLHLWLGLASGLVVFIVSITGAIFVFQDEIRDLTEPWRKVEARAQAPVLPSRLQAAALAAHPGIDSKDTWVTYFGPERSATVFFTTKAGAPTQVYLNPYTAEVLHEHDLRTHFFAIVQEIHMTLLLPEAIAKWVVGGAVMIFVVMLLTGLVLWWPKRKQERKQRFTIKWGARWRRVNYDLHNVLGFYAASVGLILALTGLFMIFPAVLTPIAYLANGGKTYPQDLITAKVDTLQPVAAAVQPVRDVIYQTARRRSPQAEMILMGPTGAGKEPAYCWTYRKALHYYYRDDYAFHPVSGQELQASLHDTKSTGTKLTDMNYDIHTGQILGFGGKLVAFLASLVSASLPVTGTVIWWGRRNKKKKLRPQKLQVQVA, from the coding sequence ATGACGGCTAAGCAGCTCGTTGGCAAGCTACACCTCTGGCTCGGACTCGCGTCCGGGCTGGTTGTGTTTATTGTGAGCATCACGGGGGCCATCTTCGTCTTCCAGGATGAAATCCGGGACCTGACGGAGCCCTGGCGTAAGGTGGAGGCCCGGGCCCAGGCGCCGGTGCTGCCCTCGCGCCTGCAGGCCGCTGCCCTGGCTGCCCACCCCGGTATAGACAGTAAGGATACCTGGGTTACCTACTTCGGGCCCGAGCGCTCCGCTACCGTGTTCTTCACCACCAAGGCCGGGGCGCCCACGCAGGTGTACCTGAACCCCTACACGGCTGAGGTGCTGCACGAGCACGACCTGCGCACGCACTTCTTTGCCATCGTGCAGGAAATCCACATGACCCTGCTGCTGCCCGAGGCCATTGCCAAATGGGTAGTGGGCGGCGCCGTCATGATTTTCGTGGTGATGCTCCTTACCGGCCTTGTGCTGTGGTGGCCCAAGCGCAAGCAGGAGCGTAAGCAGCGCTTCACCATTAAGTGGGGCGCCCGGTGGCGGCGCGTGAACTATGATCTGCACAATGTGCTGGGCTTTTACGCCGCTAGCGTTGGACTGATACTGGCGCTTACGGGTCTGTTCATGATTTTTCCGGCGGTTCTAACGCCCATTGCCTACCTGGCCAACGGCGGTAAAACCTACCCCCAGGATCTGATAACGGCCAAGGTAGATACTCTGCAGCCCGTAGCCGCGGCCGTGCAGCCTGTGCGCGACGTCATTTATCAGACGGCCCGCCGCCGCTCGCCCCAGGCCGAAATGATTCTGATGGGCCCCACCGGCGCCGGCAAGGAACCCGCCTACTGCTGGACCTACCGCAAGGCCCTGCACTACTACTACCGCGACGATTACGCCTTCCACCCGGTTTCGGGTCAGGAGCTGCAGGCCAGCCTGCACGACACGAAAAGCACTGGTACCAAGCTCACGGACATGAACTACGACATCCACACCGGCCAGATTCTGGGTTTCGGCGGGAAGTTAGTGGCGTTTCTGGCCAGCCTGGTTTCGGCCAGCCTGCCCGTTACCGGCACCGTTATCTGGTGGGGCCGGCGTAACAAGAAGAAAAAGCTCCGCCCTCAGAAGCTACAGGTGCAGGTTGCCTGA
- a CDS encoding TonB-dependent receptor codes for MNTLQRLGLVSTLTACSLSALAQQTASIRGTVTTSDGSPAEAVTIGLKGRGQGAITNNQGQYVIERVRDGQYTVVVTAVGLKSEERTVTVSGGQGVTLDFALAENAEQLREVVVNGARVNRFARKQSVDVNKMPLNNLENPQVYATVGKELLTEQLVFSVDDATRNAPGLQKMWDATGRGGDGGAFYAARGFVTQSQLRNGVAGNVTGNIDAVNLEKLEVIKGPSATLFGSALTSYGGLINRVTKKPLDTFGGEVGVAAGSYGFHRVSADVNLVDQNTPADQPKALGFRLNTAYTYEDNFQNKGYTGFNKNLAVAPSLQWRPSDRLTVNLDAEIYKGRGTGNQFIFLYFAPNVLGFDRADKSPFDYRQSYQGPGLIQDSRSTNLFGQVQYKISPAFTATTYLTSSNSYSNGNSAYFYLTPSTPGFRSRNPELPAADTYLVRADQSTDNSQRQLWEVQQLFNGDFQVGNMRNRVVLGLDFLRINSDVNFVGANFDTVALASPRPILDRFNGTNMNAVYASGGGGRYLITTKSNTYSAFVSDVLNLTEQLSVLAALRVDHVSNTGGLLYTPVAAYKQTTFSPKFGLVYQPVKERVSVFANYQNSFNNLGIYLAADGSRPLARPERANQWEGGVKLDAAGGRLSATVSYYDIRVQDRLRLLGYAPTTFEAINAQDATQRSKGVEVNFTANPVPGLNMVGGFSYNDSKFEDSPEDVNGRRPNTASSPYLANAWVSYRQPEGALRGLGAGFGGNYASENRVQNSSTNVFILPSYTVFNASVFYDQPKYRISAKVDNLTDQQYWTGYTTMNPQKLRSVIGSVAYKF; via the coding sequence ATGAACACACTGCAACGCCTGGGCCTGGTTTCCACCCTAACGGCTTGTTCCCTATCTGCTTTGGCGCAACAAACAGCGTCTATCCGTGGCACCGTAACTACCTCCGACGGCAGTCCGGCCGAGGCCGTAACTATCGGCCTGAAGGGCCGGGGCCAGGGAGCCATTACCAACAACCAGGGGCAGTATGTGATTGAGCGGGTGCGCGATGGGCAGTACACGGTGGTGGTTACGGCGGTGGGCCTGAAGTCGGAGGAACGGACGGTGACCGTAAGCGGCGGCCAAGGTGTAACTCTGGATTTTGCGTTAGCTGAAAATGCCGAGCAGCTCCGGGAGGTAGTCGTGAACGGAGCCCGCGTGAACCGCTTCGCCCGCAAGCAGTCGGTTGACGTGAATAAGATGCCGCTCAACAACCTCGAAAACCCCCAGGTGTACGCCACCGTGGGCAAGGAGTTGCTGACCGAGCAGTTGGTATTCTCCGTAGATGATGCGACGCGCAATGCTCCGGGCCTGCAGAAAATGTGGGATGCCACCGGCCGCGGCGGCGACGGCGGCGCTTTCTACGCCGCGCGGGGCTTCGTTACGCAAAGTCAGTTGCGCAACGGCGTGGCCGGCAACGTAACCGGCAACATCGACGCCGTGAACCTGGAGAAGCTGGAAGTCATCAAAGGTCCTTCGGCCACGCTGTTCGGCTCGGCTCTGACCTCATATGGCGGCTTGATCAACCGCGTCACGAAGAAACCGCTCGACACCTTTGGCGGCGAGGTAGGGGTAGCAGCCGGCTCCTATGGCTTTCACCGCGTGAGTGCCGACGTGAACCTGGTGGACCAGAACACGCCCGCCGACCAGCCCAAAGCGTTGGGCTTCCGCCTGAACACGGCCTACACTTACGAGGACAATTTCCAGAATAAGGGGTACACTGGCTTCAACAAGAACCTGGCCGTGGCTCCCAGCCTGCAGTGGCGCCCCTCGGACCGGCTGACAGTAAACCTGGACGCGGAAATCTACAAGGGCCGGGGCACGGGCAATCAGTTCATTTTCCTGTACTTCGCCCCGAATGTGCTGGGCTTTGACCGGGCCGACAAGTCGCCGTTTGATTACCGCCAGTCCTACCAGGGCCCGGGCCTGATTCAGGACTCGCGCAGCACCAACCTGTTCGGGCAGGTGCAGTACAAGATTTCGCCCGCCTTTACGGCCACCACCTACCTGACCAGCAGCAACAGCTACTCGAACGGCAACTCGGCGTATTTCTACCTGACGCCATCAACTCCGGGTTTCCGCAGCCGCAACCCCGAGCTGCCGGCCGCCGATACCTACCTGGTGCGGGCCGACCAATCGACGGACAACAGCCAACGGCAGCTGTGGGAAGTGCAGCAGCTGTTTAACGGCGACTTCCAGGTAGGCAACATGCGCAACCGCGTGGTGCTCGGCCTCGATTTCCTGCGCATCAACTCAGATGTCAACTTTGTGGGCGCCAACTTCGACACGGTGGCCCTGGCCTCGCCGCGCCCCATCCTGGACCGCTTCAACGGCACCAATATGAACGCCGTGTACGCTAGCGGCGGCGGTGGGCGCTACCTGATTACCACCAAATCGAATACCTACAGCGCCTTCGTATCGGACGTGCTGAACCTGACGGAGCAACTGAGCGTGCTGGCTGCCCTGCGCGTGGACCACGTCAGCAATACCGGTGGGCTGTTGTACACGCCCGTGGCGGCCTACAAGCAAACTACTTTTTCGCCGAAGTTCGGGCTGGTGTATCAGCCGGTGAAGGAACGGGTGAGCGTGTTTGCCAACTACCAGAACAGCTTCAACAACCTGGGCATCTACCTGGCCGCCGACGGCAGCCGTCCGCTGGCCCGGCCTGAGCGCGCCAACCAGTGGGAAGGTGGGGTGAAGCTGGACGCGGCCGGTGGCCGCCTCAGCGCTACGGTGAGCTACTACGACATCCGGGTGCAGGACCGGCTGCGGCTGCTGGGCTACGCGCCCACCACGTTTGAGGCCATCAACGCCCAGGATGCTACCCAGCGTAGCAAAGGCGTGGAAGTCAATTTTACCGCCAACCCGGTGCCCGGTCTGAACATGGTTGGGGGCTTCTCTTACAACGATTCGAAATTTGAGGACTCGCCCGAAGATGTGAACGGCCGCCGGCCCAACACCGCTTCCTCGCCCTACCTGGCTAACGCCTGGGTAAGCTACCGCCAACCCGAGGGCGCGCTGCGTGGCCTGGGCGCCGGCTTCGGCGGCAACTACGCCAGCGAAAACCGTGTGCAGAACTCATCCACCAACGTGTTTATCCTGCCCAGCTACACCGTGTTCAACGCCAGTGTTTTCTACGACCAGCCCAAATACCGCATTTCGGCTAAAGTAGATAACCTGACCGACCAGCAGTACTGGACCGGCTACACCACCATGAACCCGCAGAAACTGCGCAGTGTTATCGGCAGCGTGGCCTATAAGTTCTAA